CTCGTTTTTATTCGGGGGAAAAAAGATAGGATCAGGTGCTGCAACATACCGTGTTCCTGTTTGGAAATGCAGGGGGGTGAGGTGTCGCGGAAAAAGGCTTACCGGTGAATACGGAATCCGTTGGCCGTTTGTGAAAATTCAAGATTTTTCACCGTACAGATTTCAGCCAGAATGGTTTCCAGCTGCGGTTCTGTGTAAAAGATACTCAGGCTTGCCCCTTCAATATCGGCTGCATTCACTTCAATAGCTACATCAAATTTGCGCGCAAGTTCATCAAAAATAACAGAGAGTGGCTGCATGGAAAAGGCGATCTGATTGCTGAGCCAGGCCTGCGGTTGTGCGGCCTGTGAGTGAACCGGCTCGGTTGGGATGAGCTGACGGTCGCTGAGGCTACTACTTTTGCCGCTATCCACAACTACACTCTGATCGGCAAAACCGGTGCGGAAAAATTCAACCTGACCGGAAGTTACGCTCAGGGTTGTGAGGCGGTCGGGGTCTGTGTGCCAGGAGCGCAGGTTGAAGGAGGTGCCCAAAACCTGTACAACATTGTCGTTAGCCCGCACGAGGAAAGGCGTCTCGTCTGCCTGTACCTGAAAATAAGCTTCCCCGTTGAGGCGCACACTGCGGTTGGTGTAGCCGAAAAGCCTGTTAAATCCGATTTCGGAACCGCTGTTAAGGGTTACGGTGCTGCCGTCGCGCAGGCTGAGCTCAAGGGTTTCGCCGGCCGGTACCTGTTGCCAGTTTACATGAGACATCCATCCGAAGCCCAGTGCAAA
This genomic stretch from Cyclonatronum proteinivorum harbors:
- a CDS encoding FecR family protein, which gives rise to MAKSKPNKKKHGPSVSQHLSGLDGETRSEMQAIWNQAGDAHRKLTEDEVSDADMELALYNVRKRIEAQDDHPVKDIPVIQLPQQPRSKGPLISVLLAAALALFALGFGWMSHVNWQQVPAGETLELSLRDGSTVTLNSGSEIGFNRLFGYTNRSVRLNGEAYFQVQADETPFLVRANDNVVQVLGTSFNLRSWHTDPDRLTTLSVTSGQVEFFRTGFADQSVVVDSGKSSSLSDRQLIPTEPVHSQAAQPQAWLSNQIAFSMQPLSVIFDELARKFDVAIEVNAADIEGASLSIFYTEPQLETILAEICTVKNLEFSQTANGFRIHR